A stretch of Pelagicoccus enzymogenes DNA encodes these proteins:
- a CDS encoding bile acid:sodium symporter family protein, whose amino-acid sequence MQKATRQFHKLARGHGFTAALLAVALAASLAPEVGANGGPLHPETTTKVAVALTFLIQGLSLPTRQLLASAAKLRLHLFSLFAIFLLAPLSMICFLLVFGTWIQADLKIGFLYLSTLPTTISSAIVMTSNSEGDSSAALFSATSANVLGIFATPILCASLLRASIDTAIPLAPLIAKLSLLVLLPLLIGQAVRPLARAWAQASKRLFKRLSNAFVLYIVYAAFCSSFASGIWQEVDATELLGALFLSALFLLLFSGLVWLASPLGSPQLPERIAAFYCGSQKTLAAGVPMATLIFAASPGEEQAASLGLIILPLLCYHAFQLFLAGSLSPLFAKKVSG is encoded by the coding sequence TTGCAAAAAGCCACTCGCCAGTTCCACAAACTCGCCCGCGGACACGGATTTACTGCAGCCCTCCTCGCCGTCGCCCTTGCCGCCTCCCTCGCCCCCGAAGTCGGAGCCAACGGCGGCCCCCTCCACCCCGAGACCACTACGAAGGTCGCGGTCGCCCTGACGTTTCTGATTCAGGGCTTATCCTTGCCCACTCGCCAATTGCTCGCCAGCGCCGCCAAACTGCGACTGCACCTCTTCAGCCTGTTCGCCATCTTCTTGCTGGCCCCCCTGAGCATGATTTGCTTCCTGCTCGTATTTGGAACTTGGATTCAAGCCGACCTTAAAATCGGATTCCTCTATCTCTCCACTTTGCCGACCACTATTTCTTCGGCAATCGTGATGACTTCCAATAGCGAAGGCGACAGCTCAGCCGCCCTCTTCTCCGCTACCTCCGCCAACGTGCTCGGCATCTTCGCAACCCCCATTCTCTGCGCGAGCCTGCTCAGAGCTTCCATCGACACCGCGATTCCCCTCGCCCCCCTGATAGCGAAACTCTCCCTGCTGGTGCTTTTGCCCCTTCTGATCGGGCAAGCGGTCCGTCCTCTGGCGCGAGCTTGGGCTCAAGCGTCAAAGCGCCTCTTCAAGCGGCTGAGCAACGCCTTCGTGCTGTATATCGTTTACGCAGCCTTCTGCAGCAGTTTCGCCAGCGGCATCTGGCAAGAGGTCGACGCCACCGAACTGCTAGGAGCCCTCTTCCTATCCGCATTGTTCTTGTTACTCTTCTCGGGACTGGTCTGGCTGGCCAGCCCCTTGGGATCGCCCCAGCTGCCGGAACGGATCGCAGCCTTCTATTGCGGTTCGCAAAAAACGCTCGCTGCCGGCGTTCCCATGGCGACGCTTATTTTCGCCGCATCCCCAGGCGAGGAACAAGCAGCCTCCCTAGGCCTGATTATTCTCCCCCTGCTCTGCTACCACGCCTTCCAGCTTTTCTTGGCTGGAAGCCTTAGTCCCCTTTTCGCCAAGAAGGTGTCCGGTTGA
- a CDS encoding FG-GAP repeat domain-containing protein — protein MSKHSRAKYTALALCLSLAASIAIVFWPNPQATSIQSSYTKNDSSKLDFDFLARRSIGKTSESVPWITHIAAHDLDRDGYLDLLACDAQENRIQFLRQTKEGEWIEQSLGSEIEGPVHVDFADIDGDGDTDILVAAMGMVLPNRERIGSVVVLENRGNLNFRNREILSNTDRVTDVRAADFDKDGDLDLAIGQFGYDRGAIRWLEQSSPWNFKSHDILLKSGTINVETSDIDNDGDSDIIALVSQEWEEVYCFFNDGTGEFRPEILWGSTNQDYGSSGLKLADLDRDGDQDILYTNGDGFDYSNPGPRPWHGVQWLENRGNGFFVRKPVGLMAGAFSPIASDIDQDGDLDILASSACNEWGSKDAFSLVCFENDGQLHFTKRPLALSPTHIVSIIAEDLDGDGVQEIVSAGFHAYPPWDDTSRISIWSPQ, from the coding sequence ATGTCAAAGCACTCCAGAGCCAAGTACACTGCCCTAGCCCTTTGCCTGTCCCTGGCGGCAAGCATAGCCATCGTATTCTGGCCTAACCCACAGGCGACAAGTATCCAAAGTTCATATACTAAAAACGATTCCTCGAAGCTGGATTTCGATTTCCTGGCACGCAGGTCAATCGGAAAGACAAGCGAATCCGTACCTTGGATAACCCATATCGCCGCTCACGACTTGGATCGAGACGGATACCTGGACCTTTTGGCGTGCGACGCTCAGGAAAACCGTATCCAATTTCTCAGGCAAACGAAAGAAGGTGAGTGGATAGAACAATCCCTAGGGTCGGAAATCGAAGGCCCTGTCCATGTCGACTTTGCTGATATAGACGGAGACGGAGACACGGACATCCTCGTCGCTGCCATGGGCATGGTATTGCCAAATCGGGAACGCATCGGATCCGTAGTCGTCCTAGAAAACCGTGGCAACCTGAACTTTCGTAACCGAGAAATCCTCTCAAACACAGACCGCGTCACGGATGTGAGAGCCGCTGACTTTGACAAAGACGGCGATCTCGACCTGGCAATTGGCCAGTTCGGTTACGACCGAGGAGCGATACGCTGGCTGGAACAATCCTCCCCTTGGAATTTCAAGTCGCATGACATCCTCCTCAAATCCGGAACGATCAACGTCGAAACAAGCGACATAGACAACGACGGAGATTCAGATATCATCGCCCTGGTTTCACAAGAATGGGAAGAAGTGTATTGTTTTTTTAATGACGGTACAGGCGAATTTCGCCCAGAGATCCTTTGGGGATCTACCAATCAAGACTACGGCAGCAGCGGCCTGAAGTTAGCCGACCTTGATCGAGATGGAGATCAGGACATTTTATACACAAACGGAGACGGCTTCGATTACTCCAATCCAGGGCCACGGCCGTGGCACGGAGTGCAATGGCTAGAGAATAGAGGAAACGGTTTCTTCGTCCGTAAGCCAGTGGGTCTGATGGCCGGCGCATTCTCTCCGATCGCTAGCGACATCGACCAAGATGGCGATCTGGATATACTCGCGAGCAGCGCCTGCAACGAATGGGGCAGCAAAGATGCCTTTTCGCTCGTTTGCTTCGAAAATGACGGCCAGCTACATTTCACGAAACGCCCCTTGGCGCTCTCACCGACCCACATCGTATCTATCATCGCCGAGGACCTCGACGGGGACGGAGTCCAAGAAATAGTCTCCGCAGGGTTCCATGCCTACCCGCCTTGGGATGACACCAGCAGAATTTCAATTTGGAGTCCGCAATGA
- a CDS encoding tetratricopeptide repeat protein encodes MLIAIGCALLASAIVFRFSYLDAPPGTSAKQGVPGVPEISSMRHLPSSFDRRLSELYETARRDQESPPAKREIAYLYHANGYLSEACQIYNLVMGDPTSTMDQQFAYRAAVAHLDFGSQDQALTILNQLSSASDYAPVFLKLGDAFLKREEIELAKDAYLECLRLNPALGHAALGLARCHMREKRWSSALEALDRSQLSFSTIHSLRAEIYRELDEIEKMEDAQHRVYLEKEFSEPSDPWMATLYLEYCYDSYQLLVASEIARESGQAGLAAQYIDRAKTVAPENPKVLIESGSLLYAAGDLGDALKAFRTATDQAEAPPAAFVGLSKVLAASDDFKSSLGALQRGLETHPRSPEIHNALGELYLTEKEHGKALKAFEQAFAINPNDLASVRNLGTLRLAKGDQQGLDLLRDYLLRQPDDTDVALFVAHHLIESRGEPAAAIALLEKSYHAHRDPPQRLGNFYASALQNLANDQVRNRQVEAAIGSLERSLKIWPQNAQAMANLGMIHAQLGNKSKALPLLQGYINLRPDDATGWLNLGKAYLISDRIDEAVATWETGLALPRSTSNSSTFSELEMLVRRFKQ; translated from the coding sequence ATGCTCATAGCGATAGGCTGCGCCTTGCTCGCATCGGCCATCGTTTTCCGCTTTTCCTACCTCGACGCTCCTCCGGGAACCAGCGCGAAGCAGGGCGTTCCCGGCGTGCCTGAAATCTCTTCGATGCGCCATTTGCCGAGCTCGTTCGATCGGCGACTGAGCGAGCTCTACGAAACCGCGAGACGAGATCAAGAGTCGCCCCCAGCAAAGAGGGAAATCGCTTACCTGTATCATGCAAACGGATACTTAAGTGAAGCTTGCCAAATATACAATCTAGTCATGGGCGATCCGACCTCCACCATGGACCAACAATTTGCGTACCGCGCCGCTGTTGCCCATCTAGACTTCGGCTCCCAGGACCAAGCTCTGACAATTCTGAACCAGCTATCCAGCGCTTCGGACTACGCACCTGTATTTCTAAAGCTCGGGGATGCCTTTCTTAAGCGTGAGGAAATCGAACTCGCTAAGGACGCTTATCTTGAATGCCTGCGGCTCAATCCTGCGCTCGGCCATGCCGCGCTGGGACTCGCCCGCTGCCACATGCGCGAGAAGCGATGGAGTTCGGCACTCGAAGCGCTTGATCGCTCCCAGCTTTCTTTTTCGACCATACATTCATTGAGAGCCGAGATATATCGAGAACTCGATGAAATCGAAAAGATGGAGGATGCCCAACATCGCGTCTACCTCGAAAAAGAATTCTCGGAGCCTTCCGACCCCTGGATGGCCACCCTCTACCTCGAATACTGCTACGACAGTTACCAACTGCTCGTAGCCTCCGAAATAGCTCGAGAATCCGGACAAGCTGGACTCGCCGCGCAGTACATCGATCGAGCTAAGACTGTGGCTCCAGAGAATCCCAAGGTACTCATCGAATCAGGCAGCTTGCTCTACGCGGCTGGAGACCTCGGAGACGCTCTCAAAGCCTTCCGCACTGCGACCGATCAAGCGGAAGCTCCACCTGCTGCATTCGTTGGCTTGTCAAAGGTCCTAGCAGCAAGCGACGATTTTAAAAGTTCACTTGGAGCCCTGCAACGCGGGCTCGAAACTCATCCCCGAAGCCCCGAGATTCACAACGCCCTCGGAGAGCTCTACCTAACCGAGAAAGAGCACGGCAAGGCGCTCAAAGCATTCGAGCAAGCCTTCGCGATCAATCCGAACGATCTCGCAAGCGTTCGAAATCTTGGCACCTTGCGACTCGCCAAAGGCGACCAGCAGGGACTGGATTTATTGCGCGACTACCTTCTGAGGCAGCCTGATGATACCGACGTCGCGCTCTTCGTTGCCCATCACCTGATCGAGAGCCGAGGTGAACCCGCTGCTGCGATTGCCCTGCTTGAGAAAAGCTATCATGCTCATCGAGATCCGCCCCAAAGGCTCGGCAACTTCTATGCATCCGCCCTGCAGAACCTAGCGAACGACCAAGTTAGGAATAGGCAAGTTGAGGCAGCCATAGGCTCGCTCGAACGAAGCCTAAAGATATGGCCCCAAAATGCGCAGGCGATGGCGAACCTCGGAATGATTCACGCTCAGCTAGGGAATAAGTCCAAGGCATTACCCTTATTGCAAGGATATATAAACCTGCGTCCAGATGACGCGACCGGTTGGCTGAACCTAGGAAAGGCCTATCTCATTTCAGATCGAATTGACGAAGCAGTAGCAACGTGGGAGACTGGTCTCGCGTTGCCGCGATCGACCAGCAACTCCTCCACTTTTTCGGAACTGGAAATGCTGGTTCGACGCTTCAAACAATAG
- a CDS encoding tetratricopeptide repeat protein, with amino-acid sequence MNRYSPQKSLFVLGAAYVVVMALVFGCTKLEKAPESATQQRPVAAPDPHGDWRQPETCLKCHEEEHKSWVGSHHANANRFVDIETDAARYGVGEFEDAAGREYRVSYEEGAFLIAEKNADGEFLPAKAKAVIGLTPLQQPLVESDRGRWQAHAMAWDVDKKEWFNVFGDEERLLGEWGHWSGQGMNWNSNCAWCHTTEYEKNYDPAKDSYASSWTHQGISCIACHSDMEQHVATAGSDDYVAPEKPDMRVMMENCASCHARREELSGGGFEAGESFEDHYRLMLYDHPTAYFPDGKANEENFVWGSFMHSNMGHAGVSCMDCHDPHAATLKLPADTNATCIQCHSTGNLGASIVDLSTHSRHPIGSTGDSCVACHMPERPYMARDPRRDHGFTIPDPYMAKTFGTPDACTECHQDMETDELLARFDEWWGQSDRVEDLRGRAHLLSEAWTGSLATPGLIIERLKAAENHYWQASWLRLLRGFTQLEEVRDIALEYKDSEHAIVRDAAIFLLGSRQDSLQSLQEALEDPSRIVRMQAADTLASSPYLSESMREEYNEYLLYNADRPSGALKLASQAANLGDAKLTQQYGELAVSFDRKSAPIRYDVAILYDRVGLVSEGLQHLRIASAYDPSSGLYPFSIGLLLAEQGKMEEAASSIKKALRIEPEQHRWWYNLSVMQTRLGDVAGARASLQEALRLEPSEPAYLQFMQQLSGSAAGQ; translated from the coding sequence ATGAATCGATACTCCCCCCAGAAATCCCTTTTTGTTTTAGGCGCCGCTTACGTGGTGGTAATGGCCTTGGTCTTTGGTTGCACCAAGTTGGAAAAGGCGCCGGAAAGCGCCACCCAGCAGCGACCGGTGGCGGCTCCGGACCCGCACGGCGATTGGCGCCAGCCTGAGACCTGTTTGAAGTGCCACGAGGAGGAGCACAAGTCTTGGGTCGGCAGCCATCACGCCAACGCGAACCGATTCGTCGACATCGAGACGGATGCCGCCCGCTACGGCGTGGGCGAATTCGAGGATGCGGCTGGGCGCGAGTATCGCGTCAGCTACGAGGAGGGAGCTTTTCTCATAGCGGAAAAGAACGCAGACGGGGAATTCCTGCCTGCGAAAGCGAAGGCGGTGATCGGCTTGACTCCCTTGCAGCAACCGCTGGTGGAGAGCGATCGAGGCCGCTGGCAGGCCCACGCTATGGCATGGGACGTCGACAAGAAGGAGTGGTTCAACGTTTTCGGAGACGAGGAGCGCCTGCTGGGCGAGTGGGGGCATTGGTCCGGTCAGGGAATGAACTGGAACTCCAATTGTGCGTGGTGCCACACGACCGAGTACGAAAAGAACTACGATCCCGCAAAGGATAGCTACGCAAGTAGCTGGACTCACCAGGGGATCAGCTGCATCGCCTGCCACTCGGACATGGAGCAGCACGTGGCGACCGCGGGATCGGACGACTACGTCGCTCCGGAAAAGCCAGACATGCGGGTGATGATGGAGAATTGCGCCAGCTGCCACGCTCGTCGAGAAGAGCTGTCCGGTGGAGGTTTCGAGGCGGGTGAGTCTTTCGAGGACCACTATCGTCTCATGCTCTACGACCACCCGACGGCTTACTTCCCTGACGGCAAGGCGAACGAGGAGAATTTCGTTTGGGGCTCGTTCATGCACAGCAACATGGGGCATGCCGGCGTCTCTTGCATGGATTGTCACGACCCGCATGCAGCGACCTTGAAACTGCCGGCGGATACGAACGCGACTTGTATCCAATGTCACAGTACGGGAAACCTGGGGGCCAGCATTGTGGACTTGTCGACGCATAGCCGTCACCCCATTGGTTCAACCGGAGATTCCTGCGTGGCCTGTCACATGCCCGAGAGGCCGTACATGGCTCGCGATCCGCGGCGCGACCATGGTTTTACGATTCCGGACCCCTACATGGCAAAAACCTTTGGCACGCCCGACGCTTGCACCGAGTGTCACCAGGATATGGAGACGGACGAGTTGCTGGCGCGATTCGATGAATGGTGGGGACAGTCGGATCGAGTTGAGGACCTGAGGGGTAGAGCCCATTTGTTGAGCGAGGCTTGGACAGGCTCTCTAGCTACCCCAGGTCTCATAATCGAACGATTGAAGGCGGCCGAAAACCACTATTGGCAGGCGAGCTGGTTGCGTCTGTTGCGAGGTTTTACGCAACTGGAAGAGGTTCGCGACATTGCCCTTGAGTACAAGGATTCGGAGCATGCGATCGTGCGTGACGCTGCGATCTTCTTGCTTGGTTCGCGACAAGACAGCCTCCAGTCCCTACAGGAGGCCTTGGAGGATCCCTCTCGAATCGTTCGTATGCAAGCGGCGGATACGCTAGCCAGTAGCCCATACCTAAGCGAATCAATGAGGGAGGAGTACAATGAGTACTTGCTCTACAACGCGGACCGCCCGTCTGGAGCCCTGAAGCTTGCCTCTCAAGCCGCGAACCTAGGAGATGCGAAGCTCACCCAGCAATACGGCGAGCTTGCAGTCAGCTTCGATCGCAAGAGCGCGCCGATTCGCTACGACGTGGCGATCCTCTACGATCGCGTCGGTTTGGTCAGCGAGGGGCTGCAGCATTTGCGAATTGCGAGCGCTTACGATCCAAGCTCTGGGCTGTATCCTTTTTCCATTGGCCTTCTGCTCGCGGAGCAAGGCAAGATGGAAGAGGCCGCAAGCTCGATCAAGAAAGCCCTTCGCATCGAGCCCGAGCAGCATCGCTGGTGGTACAACCTCTCCGTCATGCAGACCAGATTGGGCGATGTGGCGGGAGCCCGGGCCAGCCTTCAGGAGGCCTTGAGGTTGGAGCCCAGCGAGCCCGCATATTTGCAATTCATGCAGCAGCTCTCGGGATCCGCGGCGGGCCAGTAA